From the genome of Glycine soja cultivar W05 chromosome 14, ASM419377v2, whole genome shotgun sequence:
ATAGGCATCCTTCTGGGTCAGGGTGCCATTGGTTAATAAATCTGGTTTCACCTGAATAGGGATATGAGTGTGCAAAATTGCCTGCGCAATATTTGGGCATAGCTGACAAAAGGTTGTAGGAATCAACCAAGACTGGTGAGATATGAAGTGACTAACCTTAGCTATTAGGGAATAACTAATATGTTTAGGGATGCCAAGCTTACCCACAATGGTTTCGCTAAGCCAGTTATCGGGTCAAAAGTTGAGATCATAAACCAAATTGTGATTCAAGACctcataataatttatcataagAGTTATGAGATGTATGGTTTGGTAGAGAGGAATAGAAGGGGAGAACCTCCCCCAAAATAATTACTACTCTTCCTTTTTTACATCGTTTTTCAACTTGACTTGTCATGCCTCTCATTGtttctatattttctttctttgtctttaattttttcttcaaaattaaaatgatatttttttttataaaaaaaggcaTTCCACTCACCCAAATAACATTGTTTCTATCATACCAAAACAACCAGTAGTCCTCCAAATTTTCTTCACGACCAACATTGTAGAAGCAAAAGCAAAGACTTTGACTTtgatattttgatgatgccatgtgGTCATgcacttctcaagtttaattcaagacaaaaatccaagaaaTACAAGAAACATCAacaagaagatctctagtgatttaggaagggaattccaagttgAAACAGGAAGAGGTTTGGCCAATGGATTTtagctaaaatgtttttttcatgagatttactctctggtaatcgattaccagatgatgtaatcgattaccagtagccaaaatgatttataacagccattagaaatttgaatttaaattttacaatgtgtaatcgattacacatggatggtaatctattaccagcagttattgaacgttttaattcaaattttaaagcctgtaatcgactacacaagtcttgtaatcgattaccagaggagaatttcagaaaataatttccaagagtcacatctgtccAAAAGGTTTTTAAATGGCCATCataggtctatttatatgtgacttggaacacgaatttgtttagagtttttcagaacaaaaatgtcttatcctctcaaaagcaaaatcatcttatcctcttaaaaattccttggccaatacacatgcaattcaataaggaattatttgagtgctcaattgttcaatttatctctttcaagagagatttcttcttctcttcatcttatctctgaaaagggattaagagaccgagggtctcttgttgtaaagcaatctgaacacaaaggaagggttgtccttgtgtggttcagaacttgtaaagggcttttgtaagatagtggaactctcaagcgggttgcttggggactggacgtaggcacaagggtgtggccgaaccagtataaatctgagtttgcaatctttcttcccttaaactcttttattgtttattgcttattgcttatattcaataagtttaatttgcataattatttaggagttcattttgaaaggaatcttgggatttgggttaaaatcaaaaaaagaatttttaattaggaaaagtttgtgatatcttaattcaaccccccttcttaagatatctgaggccatttgtctaacaaaCATATGTCAAAAAAATTGGGTATTATCATTGACTTGATCACTGAAACAGGTTTCCAATGCATGTTTCTTCAAACAAGTTTCCCATTATTGTGAGCCACCATTGAGATGTGATAATAAACCTAGACCAAgattcttcattcttttatgACTAATACCTTGCTCAAAATTAAAGCAGGTTGCTTAGAATGGCATTCTACTCAAAGAATCAAGCATGTGATTCTGAACGTTATTCAAACTTTGTGCCAAAATGTTTGGCAATTTTAGAGCAAACTTATTTTTGCATAAAGACCATGGTTAAACTCAAAAGGTCTAAGATTCAAGACCACTTACTACCCTAATAAGCTCCACCTACATTATTAAATGATTGCATATGCATTATCAAACGATTGCATAATTGTACTATATGATATCATATCATTTAGGCCAAATGACTTATTTGgtcccttatcttattttttggttaagtttagtcctttatcttttaaaaacttcATGTTAGTCATTTATCTTCTATATCTGATTTAAAATGGTCCTTTCATCTACTTAAAATTGAGGTTGTTAGAAACATAAGAATATCAACGGCTAAAAAATGTCACAAAATGTATATTTCCTACTTTCTCTCTTCCTCCTCCTTTAAAAGCCAAATCAGCGTGCTTCTCCACAGCCATGCCATTCATCATTTGCCCCAACCTCCCAATCCTAATGTCGCACCCTTCCTCCAATTCCCTCAACACATTCCTAACTTCCTTCCACTTCCTTCAATCCTCGCACTTTGCCTCCCCTCATAGTCGCAAAAGTACACTTTCGCTGCGAACGTCACCGCTACAAATGTTGTCGTCTTGAACATCACCCTCACCCATGGTTccaaaatttttgttttcaaaccttcCAAATCTTCATTTTGATCTTCTTCGTGTTGCTTCCACCTGTCGTTTCAAGCATCGCTACCTGCACCTGTGCTCTATCGTCGTGGATGTTGTCACCCCCATGCCATACAACAAGATGTTCACATGCGAAACCATCCTCTCTCTTTGATCTTCTTTGCATTGCCTCAATTACAAATTTGAACATCACAAAAGAGAATTGAATTGAATGAGTGAGAGTTAGAGAAGAAGTGTCCAGATTGTTTGGGATTTGAGTTtcaaaattgagaaaaagagAATTAGGATTTGAGATTTTCAAATTGGGAACTTTTTGTTTTGTGGCGGCTAAAAAATTGTCAAtatctaaatattattaatgatgttatttttaaactaaCACAAGGAccattttaaatcaatttaaaaagacAAAGGACTAATATGAACTTTTTGAAAGATAAATGACCAAAATGAATCAAAACAATAAGATAAGGGACAAAATAAGTCATTTGGCCTATCATTAaacttcaacaaaaaaaaagataaatataaatgcccacaagtttgtaattcaactGATTCCAACTCAAGTCTTTCAAGATTTAAGTATCATGATATGGTGCTCACACCTCCtgcatacaatatatatatatatatatatatatatggcaaAAAACgatcataaaaataaatcataattcatCATCAAATCGAAGTTGATAGTCTAGTTACACAGAGCTAATATGGAGTAAGATCATTCATCGCTTAGTTTTCTAATGTTATGTACAAGGTGTATAATATCCCAATCTCCATTTTTTGAAGTGTGTTGCCTGTTACTTAGGatttcttcatttatttcaaTGAGTCAATGCCTGTTCTACTATCCAAGATTCCATGTTAACCATTTCCAACATGTCACTTCACATTTCACAATTTAAGGCTCTCATCTACAATGACAAGAAAGTAATCATTAGAATCCATGATCAttctatatattaaattaatagatACATAATACgtacactttgttccaaaaatTTGACTGAATAGAACATTCACAGGATCAAACTACATACACATGTATAAGGATACCTTCAATAGAACAACAATTGCCCTATCCCACTAGGTGGAATTGGCTATAAAACTAACATACAACATTGCCAAAAGACTCCTCAGCTCTCGCTATTAAGAGAGGGGGGATGGGTCATTGTGCACAGCCTAACCTTTGCTGCCTTGCATATGCATAAAAGTTGTTTCCGAATTTGAACCCATGACCAAACTGGTCATCAAGGCGCAACTTAACTGTTGCGCCAGGGCTTGCCTTCAAATTTGTTAGTCCTTCATGCTATGTAAAGACAAATCCACACTACCTTCCATCAACAACAACCTCTGTCAGACTCATCCCTTCCATTTCAGCACACACCTCGAATGACGGACGTCGAACTTTCTACCGCTTGTGTGGACCGCCTCGAGGTCGCCATGGCCTAACTTCTTGCAGCTCAACTCCGCTTCGTCATGACCCAAGGTTCCATGGAATCCAAACTGGATGCCATTATTCTAAAACTGCCTATCCCGGTAACCAGCCACCATTACCTATCTTCTTCCTTCGTGTAGTCACCACCGCCGCCTCCGCTTTCCAGGCTAACTGCACCTCCATGCCCCGTGTCGATGCAACAAAGCCAATCACCCATGCCGAGTCTGCCATCCATGCCCCGCACCCATGCAACCAAGTCCCGCATCAttaccggctccgcttcccatGCCAATTGCGCCTCCATGTCCTACACTCGTGCAACCATTCCCTGCACCCTTGCCGGCTCCACTTCCTATGTGTGCTGCCTCCTTCCCCGATCTCCGCCACACTCGCGCCACTGTTTCATGCAACAAGCTCTTCAGTACTGTTGCTCAGTATGGCCGTGCAACAGCTCCTAATGACAAGGCTCTCGAAGGGAGAAACATGACGTTGTTTGAGATGGAAACTGAATACTATGGACCTACCATGGTTGCATGCAAGTGCCAACTAACTGTGTTTGCATTATGGACGGCTGCTGACCCAGAGGAGCCTCGCTGGAATAGACCTTGGGATCCTGGAGGACCTGGACGGACTCGtaacaccttgaggacaaggttttGCTTGATGGGCTCGAGAATGATACAATTGATACTAGGGGGTCTACAAGAAGCAAGGGCTACAAGGCCCACAAGGAAGAGTGTACCACCAACTTTATGTGCAAAATGGCTAGGAGGAGCAAAACGTGCTAATAAGATAGTAggttgttaaaaataataatattgttatcATTCTGTTAGGATATTTGCTACTTGCTTTTATCCTTTTCGTTAGTGTTGTCGGGAGCTTGTCCCCTAACACTTAGCTCTATATATGTAGGAATGATCTCTCCTTTAAAGGTagaaaaataatacaagtttcttcttctttatctttctctctTATAGAGGTTCCTAGTCCTTGAAGCTAGGTTGTTCTTTCCATCTTGTGCTTGCGTCCGTAATAGATACCGCTCCTTCCCTCACAGAGGGAAAAAATGATACCAATAATTAACAATTTAGTGAATTTACAGTAAAGCTAAATTTGGATATCCAATTCTGAGAGATggaatggaaaagaaaaaagtcacCATTTCATTGTTTGCATTTAATTGATATGCATTGCATTCATTCCATTCCATACTACAAACTAGTATCTACTCCATTCCACCGTTCTGTGATTCAAAGTGAATAGATAAACAGATATATGTCTGCACAATTATAAACTTCTTTTGCTCCTTACTCCTAATCTTGCTCTATTCTCAAAACACAAGTCCATACCCAAAATTGTTATTCTAAAGCATGAGAGatcactcaatttttttataacttaccAAACTAAATCTTATtggaattttatttataacacaagatacaaaaaaaaaattcaattatataaaattgtcAATGGGggtgaaagcaaaagaaaaaaagaatttataaaaggaggagagaaagagaagttaTGAAGTGGAGGGTGAGTTTTTGGCATGAAGGGTGCCGTAAATTTTGGAGAAGCGACCAGTTGGGGGCTTCACTCGAACAGCTTTCTTCTTGAGGCCGAAAACCTCTTGCACCAGAGGCACGTGCACCGGCACCAGTTTCCACGCCACAAACCAACCTATAAACACCACCACACCACACGTGTGAGCTTTTTTCAACTCATCGATCAACAAGATGGTGAAGAGAGAAattaagagaaagaaagaaagaggaaTAGTAATCAATCACCGTCTTACCGAGGGATATTAAGAAGAGAACGAACGTTACGGCGAGGAGGGGCCGTAGAAGGAGGAGCACTGTGTATTCCCAAATAGACATCGACAACGACACCATCTCCAACAAGACATCAACTTTACATCGGCGAGCGACTTCGGCTGTTGTATGCTTCGTCTGGGCCTTGAACTGACCCCAGTTGGTCCAGACaacaataaatgtttatttaaaatctaCCACTTTTTAAATTACATTGAGCAATTAATTGCCTTTCTACACGTTactgtattattttattgtcataTAGTGTTAGGATAAATCTTTTTGTATGTTAATTAAATAAGGCTTCATTAACCTGAATTTGAGGTATATATGTTTTTTAccctgaaatttaaaaatattttttttgtttttaaattttgaaaattttattttttttaattcctaatataataaattgatactttgtgatgatttttagctatcttaatttttatattttagccaattaaatttgtatttaaaaattgtcacaaaatattaaaaaaatccaacacAACATGCCAAAATACCCATCACAAAGTGTTTaaaaactattataaaatatcaatttattatgtaaaaactgaaaaaatttcaaaatttaaagattaaaaagaatatttttaaattttagggactaaaaaaatacacatccaaattcaagactaaaacaataattaagtcattaaataaaaaccattttaagtaaaaattataaatctatttggtaaaaaaaattataaagctgtaaaaaagtaatatttataaaaattatcaaatttatcaTATGTAATCATTTATGGATAAACAGTAAtgtaaaattaacattaaatatattgttagtatatttgtaaaataagagaattttagttatggttattgaatttttttttggtaaattacactaattatttctaaaaaaaataaaaattatacaaagacgggggggggggggggggggggggttcttTTCCTACATTAACCCctaagttatttaaaaatatacactagcatctttttatatattatattaaccactttggttatttaaaaatattatatcatacTTTTCTAAAGAGAGGTTATTGTAAATGTTAAAAAGAGAGagcatatttatataattttataaaaccttAGAAATAGATagtgtaatttattattttttttcttaaaaaaatcgaAACCTCCATCTTTA
Proteins encoded in this window:
- the LOC114383209 gene encoding uncharacterized protein LOC114383209; translated protein: MVSLSMSIWEYTVLLLLRPLLAVTFVLFLISLGWFVAWKLVPVHVPLVQEVFGLKKKAVRVKPPTGRFSKIYGTLHAKNSPSTS